One Mycobacteriales bacterium DNA window includes the following coding sequences:
- the aroA gene encoding 3-phosphoshikimate 1-carboxyvinyltransferase has translation MSEPTAPAPPDPATLEVTGGTPLRGRLRMPGDKSISHRAILFSALASGTSTINGLSDGADVRHTLAAVESLGATVELTDAGVCIEGGRLHASGQVIDVGNSGTGIRLLAGVAAGLPGRTELDGDASIRSRPMDRVAEPLRLMGATVGGPAAGRFAPLVITGGSLHGIDYSSPVASAQVKSAVLIAGLAADGVTVVREPAVSRRHTEEMLAARGADVSIEGTTVRLRPSSLHALDESVPGDPSQAAFWIAGAAGVAGSEITVEDVYLGPARDGFLDVLRRMGADIDIDATGGSAATISVRGRSLVATEVAPDEVPGLVDEIPALAVAAALASGTTVIRGAGELRVKESDRLATITQLLTGFGVPAVAEGDRLTITGGAPLRAATVDSHGDHRIAMAAAIAATAATGRSTITGFEAVATSYPAFAADLAICTGA, from the coding sequence GTGAGCGAGCCCACCGCACCGGCCCCACCCGACCCGGCCACGCTCGAGGTCACCGGCGGCACGCCGCTTCGAGGCCGGCTGCGCATGCCCGGCGACAAGTCGATCTCGCATCGGGCGATCCTGTTCTCGGCGCTCGCATCCGGAACGAGCACGATCAACGGCCTGTCGGATGGCGCCGACGTCCGGCACACGCTGGCCGCGGTCGAATCGCTCGGTGCCACCGTCGAGCTCACCGATGCCGGCGTATGCATCGAAGGCGGCCGGCTGCACGCGAGCGGCCAGGTGATCGACGTCGGCAACTCCGGCACCGGCATCCGCCTGCTCGCCGGAGTCGCCGCCGGGCTCCCCGGGCGCACCGAGCTCGACGGCGATGCGTCGATCCGCTCCCGGCCGATGGACCGGGTCGCCGAGCCCCTACGGCTGATGGGCGCAACCGTCGGCGGGCCGGCCGCGGGACGGTTCGCGCCCCTCGTCATCACGGGCGGCTCGCTTCACGGCATCGACTATTCGAGCCCGGTCGCGTCCGCTCAGGTGAAGTCCGCGGTCCTCATCGCCGGGCTGGCGGCCGACGGCGTAACCGTGGTCAGGGAACCGGCGGTGAGCCGGCGGCACACCGAGGAGATGCTCGCCGCGCGCGGCGCGGACGTGAGCATCGAGGGCACGACCGTCAGGCTGCGGCCCTCATCACTGCACGCGCTCGACGAGTCGGTGCCCGGCGACCCGTCCCAGGCCGCGTTCTGGATTGCCGGCGCGGCCGGCGTCGCCGGCAGCGAGATCACCGTCGAGGACGTCTACCTGGGCCCGGCACGCGACGGCTTCCTCGACGTCCTCCGGCGGATGGGGGCCGACATCGACATCGATGCGACCGGCGGCAGCGCCGCCACGATCTCGGTGCGCGGTCGCTCGCTGGTCGCGACCGAGGTTGCACCCGATGAGGTGCCCGGCCTGGTCGACGAAATCCCCGCGCTCGCCGTGGCAGCCGCCCTCGCGAGCGGTACGACGGTGATCCGCGGTGCCGGGGAGCTCCGCGTCAAGGAGTCCGACCGGTTGGCGACGATCACGCAGCTGCTGACCGGCTTCGGCGTACCGGCCGTCGCCGAGGGCGACCGGCTCACCATCACCGGCGGTGCGCCGCTTCGGGCCGCCACGGTCGACAGTCACGGCGACCACCGGATCGCGATGGCGGCGGCGATCGCGGCGACCGCTGCCACCGGGCGCTCGACCATCACCGGCTTCGAGGCGGTCGCGACCAGCTACCCCGCGTTCGCCGCGGACCTCGCCATCTGCACCGGCGCCTGA